One Leptospira wolbachii serovar Codice str. CDC genomic region harbors:
- a CDS encoding FFLEELY motif protein, producing the protein MKHQLTEEVKLARREIVRVQVDRFHLYYYDFFHRKETIEMAKFFFETVYNLDGKEEWEELAFTTYDKVKNMMKEGTRESVERLMELNTITDELDIQMAKLLLSKGWQPGKEMDQEEYFALFCELDERETRKKQLEVVLFNLKKFYELAHKPVSAYIIKPAAMMSRLLGVYPLFKKVEQGYYATLPVGQDLFNEFYTKVKEKEWEFLYKAFPTLKEET; encoded by the coding sequence ATGAAACACCAATTGACGGAAGAAGTCAAACTTGCGAGGAGGGAGATTGTTCGTGTCCAGGTGGATCGATTTCATCTTTATTATTATGATTTTTTCCACCGCAAAGAAACCATTGAGATGGCAAAATTTTTCTTTGAAACAGTTTATAATTTAGATGGAAAGGAAGAATGGGAGGAGTTGGCTTTTACTACTTATGATAAAGTCAAAAACATGATGAAGGAAGGCACCAGAGAAAGTGTCGAACGACTTATGGAACTCAATACCATTACGGATGAACTGGACATCCAAATGGCGAAACTTCTCCTTTCGAAAGGGTGGCAACCTGGAAAGGAAATGGATCAAGAGGAATACTTTGCACTTTTTTGCGAATTGGATGAAAGAGAGACTCGAAAAAAACAATTAGAAGTTGTACTCTTTAATCTGAAAAAATTCTATGAATTGGCGCACAAACCAGTGAGTGCTTATATTATTAAACCAGCCGCTATGATGTCTCGTTTACTTGGAGTGTATCCTTTGTTTAAAAAAGTGGAACAGGGATACTATGCCACTTTACCTGTCGGCCAAGATTTATTTAACGAGTTCTATACAAAAGTAAAGGAAAAGGAATGGGAATTTTTATATAAAGCCTTCCCAACTCTCAAAGAGGAAACATGA
- a CDS encoding LBF_0142 family lipoprotein translates to MFRFSALIICISFYFISCSLADLRPPTLQKEGFNPDLKKKGLSVITTPPVKELTPGNWKEYKQIQFVVKDVWHSKFVRFFTPIKESEQRLRVYLDFEKDAMEVEFLGGEKKGLILGLVKKDAYQIAADTGKVFTGDDEVRVYLESLRLYLTLPWRLTEFPIIQYAGPTQKLGQDFEVVYLTSVQTNATPDTDQYVGYFEKTSGALEWMEFTYRELFSFYKGVLKYGYYEAWNDKQYPRRITILDRFEDPDFVHEIRIEKMEIPKQPMEEEDKVLELPE, encoded by the coding sequence ATGTTTCGTTTCAGTGCCTTAATTATTTGTATTTCTTTTTATTTTATCTCTTGTTCTCTTGCTGACCTACGTCCTCCCACCTTACAAAAAGAAGGTTTCAATCCTGATCTAAAGAAGAAAGGATTGTCAGTGATCACGACTCCTCCTGTGAAAGAACTCACACCTGGCAATTGGAAAGAATACAAACAAATTCAATTTGTCGTTAAAGACGTTTGGCACTCTAAGTTTGTTCGTTTTTTTACACCAATTAAAGAATCAGAACAAAGGCTTCGCGTGTACTTGGATTTTGAAAAAGATGCGATGGAAGTGGAATTTCTGGGTGGGGAAAAAAAAGGCCTCATCCTTGGCCTAGTTAAAAAAGATGCCTACCAGATTGCAGCCGATACTGGAAAAGTTTTTACTGGTGATGATGAAGTCCGTGTCTATTTGGAGTCTCTTCGTTTGTATTTAACACTCCCTTGGCGATTAACTGAGTTTCCCATCATTCAATATGCGGGTCCTACCCAAAAACTAGGCCAAGATTTTGAAGTGGTGTATTTGACCTCAGTACAAACTAACGCGACTCCCGACACAGACCAATATGTTGGTTACTTTGAAAAAACAAGTGGTGCTTTGGAATGGATGGAGTTCACTTACCGTGAACTTTTTAGTTTCTACAAAGGTGTTTTGAAATACGGTTATTATGAAGCCTGGAACGACAAACAATACCCAAGAAGGATAACTATTTTAGATCGTTTTGAAGATCCTGATTTTGTTCATGAGATTCGCATTGAAAAAATGGAAATCCCGAAGCAACCTATGGAAGAAGAGGATAAGGTTTTGGAGTTACCGGAGTAG
- a CDS encoding malic enzyme-like NAD(P)-binding protein, with the protein MKNSALEYHSRFPKGKTKVVPTKPTENSYDLSLAYSPGVAYPCLEIEKQPDLVYEYTNRGNLVGIITNGTAILGLGNIGASAGKPVMEGKAVLFKKFAGIDVFDIEINETDPEKFITIVKALEPTFGGINLEDIRAPECFHIEKTLDESMKIPVFHDDQHGTAIISTAALLNSLEITGKKAGNLKVVINGAGAAAISIAGMLTHIGVKHEFIYMLDSRGVINHKRTNLHDSKLPFVRTTDAETLEDIFPGTDLFIGVSVANVVTEAMVKTMAEKPIMFALSNPDPEIPYPDAKRARPDLIMATGRSDYPNQVNNVLGFPFIFRGALDVRAKVVNMEMKLAAAYALSELTKLPVPKEVTEAYNELEIRFGADYIIPKPLDSRVLYHVAPAVAEAAVKTGVNQVEYPGREAYVKFLESIMAQQKEPISALEIYTD; encoded by the coding sequence ATGAAAAATAGCGCGCTTGAGTATCACTCTAGGTTTCCGAAAGGAAAAACCAAAGTAGTTCCGACAAAACCAACGGAGAACAGTTACGACCTTTCCTTGGCCTACTCACCGGGCGTCGCTTACCCTTGCCTCGAAATAGAAAAACAACCTGATCTCGTTTATGAATACACAAACCGAGGAAACTTAGTCGGAATCATCACCAATGGAACTGCTATTTTAGGTCTTGGTAATATTGGAGCTTCCGCTGGAAAACCAGTGATGGAAGGAAAGGCAGTTTTATTCAAAAAATTTGCCGGCATCGACGTGTTTGATATCGAAATTAATGAAACGGATCCTGAAAAATTTATAACTATCGTAAAGGCCCTCGAACCAACGTTTGGTGGTATCAACTTAGAAGACATTCGTGCTCCAGAATGTTTTCACATTGAAAAAACTTTAGATGAAAGTATGAAGATTCCTGTTTTCCATGATGACCAACATGGAACAGCGATCATCTCCACTGCGGCACTTCTCAATTCTTTAGAGATCACTGGTAAAAAAGCCGGTAACTTAAAAGTTGTCATCAACGGTGCTGGAGCTGCGGCCATTTCCATTGCAGGGATGTTAACTCATATTGGAGTGAAACATGAATTCATTTATATGTTGGATTCTCGTGGTGTGATCAATCATAAACGAACCAATTTACATGATTCCAAGTTACCATTTGTTCGCACCACCGATGCAGAAACTCTAGAAGATATTTTTCCTGGAACTGATCTTTTTATTGGAGTGTCTGTTGCCAACGTGGTGACGGAAGCTATGGTAAAGACAATGGCAGAAAAACCCATTATGTTTGCTCTATCCAATCCCGATCCAGAGATTCCTTATCCTGATGCTAAAAGAGCAAGACCCGATCTCATTATGGCAACAGGTCGGAGCGATTATCCTAACCAAGTGAATAACGTACTCGGATTTCCGTTTATCTTTCGTGGCGCCCTCGATGTTCGTGCGAAAGTAGTGAACATGGAGATGAAGTTAGCGGCAGCTTATGCACTGAGTGAGCTTACAAAACTTCCAGTTCCCAAAGAAGTTACCGAAGCATACAATGAATTAGAAATCCGATTTGGTGCCGATTATATCATTCCAAAACCTTTAGATTCACGTGTTCTTTACCATGTAGCACCCGCTGTGGCAGAAGCTGCTGTCAAAACAGGTGTGAACCAGGTAGAATATCCGGGACGTGAGGCTTATGTGAAATTTTTGGAATCGATCATGGCACAACAAAAAGAACCAATCAGTGCTTTAGAAATCTATACCGACTAA
- a CDS encoding energy transducer TonB, with amino-acid sequence MNGTVVTQKRSKRERIHRFIDRYRIETGLAISAFLQAVIILFWFTPHLETDSLDSLVEEVAFIDNVQIQEPSTDSKPTDGDFDLTDKEKEEKKEDPRIAGASDPIVSGATSPVDLSPNNRPEYTSEAKALGVTGTMTLEVIIGNTGEVLRVRSVGKQLGGGLEEEAIKVYRRKRFSPSILEGKAITVKVLVPIRFTLN; translated from the coding sequence GTGAACGGAACAGTTGTTACACAAAAAAGATCCAAACGAGAAAGGATCCATCGATTTATCGATCGGTACCGAATCGAAACTGGTCTTGCTATATCCGCATTTTTACAAGCCGTCATCATTCTCTTTTGGTTCACTCCTCATTTGGAAACGGACAGTTTGGATAGTCTCGTGGAAGAAGTGGCATTCATTGACAATGTCCAAATCCAAGAACCATCCACTGATTCCAAACCAACCGATGGAGACTTTGATCTTACCGACAAAGAAAAAGAAGAGAAAAAAGAAGACCCAAGAATTGCTGGTGCTTCTGACCCCATTGTATCTGGCGCTACCTCACCCGTAGACTTATCTCCCAATAATCGTCCTGAATATACTTCCGAAGCAAAAGCACTCGGGGTAACAGGAACCATGACTTTAGAAGTCATCATCGGAAATACAGGAGAAGTGTTACGAGTGAGATCCGTAGGAAAGCAGTTAGGTGGTGGACTCGAAGAAGAAGCCATCAAAGTTTACCGTAGAAAACGTTTCTCCCCTTCTATCTTAGAAGGAAAAGCCATTACGGTAAAAGTACTGGTTCCCATTCGATTTACATTGAATTAA
- a CDS encoding phasin-related domain-containing protein — MEKQIMDILNAGIGLFQSGKEGLGKAKTQLETTYNELVSKGALDNTEDSVKIRQSVDKILTDIKEFSSVAGKNYDETRSKIVENYNKIAEEIKAKMPEGKIESVKAKINEVAESIKKTGAAKA; from the coding sequence ATGGAAAAACAAATCATGGACATTCTCAACGCAGGTATCGGACTTTTCCAATCAGGAAAAGAAGGTCTTGGGAAAGCAAAAACTCAGTTGGAAACAACTTATAATGAATTAGTATCAAAAGGTGCTTTGGATAACACGGAAGACTCTGTAAAGATTCGCCAATCCGTTGACAAAATCCTAACAGACATTAAAGAATTCTCTAGTGTTGCAGGAAAAAACTACGATGAAACTCGTTCTAAAATCGTAGAAAACTACAACAAAATTGCTGAAGAAATCAAAGCAAAAATGCCTGAAGGAAAAATTGAATCCGTAAAAGCAAAAATCAATGAAGTTGCGGAATCTATCAAAAAAACAGGTGCTGCAAAAGCATAA
- a CDS encoding MIP/aquaporin family protein, with product MELVGEFFGTAVLILLGDGVVAGVLLEKSKAKDGGWIAITTAWALAVCFGVLVAKALGSPGAHLNPAVTLSVCIQSGDYFNFIPYSLAQIGGGALGAFLVYLHYLPHWKETKDPGKILAVFSTEPAIKHTVSNVISEGFGTFLLVLGIHAIFSPLNGGATGIAGAGFVGLLVWAIGLSMGGTTGYAINPARDLGPRIIHSLVPIPNKGNSGWKYAWLPVFIPLAGAGIAAVVIKYLV from the coding sequence TTGGAACTTGTTGGAGAATTTTTTGGAACGGCAGTTCTCATTCTACTAGGTGATGGTGTTGTTGCCGGTGTTTTGTTAGAAAAATCGAAGGCCAAGGATGGTGGTTGGATCGCTATCACAACTGCTTGGGCGCTTGCCGTTTGTTTTGGTGTTTTGGTAGCAAAGGCTTTAGGAAGTCCAGGAGCTCATTTGAATCCCGCAGTGACTCTCTCTGTTTGTATCCAATCGGGAGATTATTTTAATTTTATCCCTTACAGCCTCGCACAAATCGGAGGTGGAGCTCTCGGAGCCTTCCTTGTCTACTTACACTACTTACCTCATTGGAAAGAAACAAAAGATCCAGGAAAGATTCTAGCGGTATTCTCTACAGAACCAGCCATCAAACACACAGTATCCAATGTGATTAGCGAAGGTTTTGGAACCTTTCTACTTGTTTTAGGAATCCATGCCATCTTCTCGCCGCTCAATGGGGGAGCCACAGGCATTGCAGGAGCCGGCTTTGTAGGTTTACTAGTTTGGGCCATTGGCCTATCCATGGGTGGAACCACAGGTTATGCAATCAATCCCGCACGCGACTTAGGTCCAAGAATCATTCATTCTCTAGTCCCCATTCCCAATAAAGGAAATTCTGGTTGGAAGTATGCCTGGCTTCCCGTATTTATACCGTTAGCTGGTGCAGGGATTGCTGCGGTGGTGATAAAGTATTTGGTATAA
- a CDS encoding flagellar motor protein MotB yields the protein MRRRSRFVSKEEEHIEAHDRWLLTYADMITLLLGLFIILYAISKVDANRLTEVAKDIKRGFGLNVSSVGAILEGGSGILDDDTMEPKSQVFRLWERIGFALKALREKAKLKLGLAETEELKLTFAGSDLDSDDILKADPDLKFAFEQLAVLSKGMDIDIVVRVQIPYESQIDKSKFQNSWDYHSHRASLLAEKLVNEYGIPKEQVSVQGYAVFQKAKESDTPEKKAKEERIEILIRKKETLENPK from the coding sequence ATGAGAAGACGTTCCAGATTTGTATCAAAAGAAGAAGAACATATAGAGGCACATGATCGCTGGTTATTGACCTATGCCGATATGATTACATTGTTACTTGGGCTTTTTATTATACTCTATGCCATCAGTAAAGTTGATGCCAACCGCCTAACAGAAGTAGCAAAAGATATCAAACGAGGTTTTGGCTTAAATGTAAGTTCGGTTGGAGCCATTTTAGAAGGTGGATCCGGAATTTTAGATGATGACACGATGGAGCCAAAGTCACAAGTGTTTCGGCTTTGGGAACGGATTGGTTTTGCTTTGAAGGCACTTCGCGAAAAAGCAAAGTTGAAACTTGGTCTTGCGGAAACGGAAGAACTCAAGTTGACTTTTGCTGGTTCCGATTTGGATTCGGATGATATATTAAAAGCAGATCCAGATCTTAAATTTGCTTTTGAACAATTAGCTGTTTTATCCAAAGGGATGGACATAGACATAGTCGTTCGTGTACAAATTCCGTATGAATCACAAATTGATAAATCGAAATTTCAAAATTCATGGGACTACCATTCCCATAGAGCTTCTTTACTTGCTGAAAAATTAGTCAACGAATATGGCATTCCCAAAGAACAGGTTTCTGTTCAAGGTTATGCGGTCTTTCAGAAAGCAAAAGAATCAGACACCCCGGAAAAAAAAGCCAAAGAAGAGCGAATCGAAATTCTCATTCGTAAAAAAGAAACATTAGAAAATCCGAAATAA
- a CDS encoding LA_2478/LA_2722/LA_4182 family protein: protein MKFRNTLDLIFCEAKSAAYIAHSFATIRNTVKTQITRVVKRITINSQTCHLLPKPKLKQGIRTFLSILILVSAVSCKKDKGIVNVEWQNESLSLTAEICAKYRECADKEWKSIPENLKKFTEGRLEESQCQKRFRESNAYKLIGADPLVIQTSYKECHLKILQFSCKDLQEGKIETVSSCEMFQKIQNGN, encoded by the coding sequence ATGAAATTCAGAAATACACTCGATTTAATTTTTTGTGAAGCTAAAAGTGCTGCGTATATTGCACATTCTTTCGCGACTATACGTAATACGGTTAAAACCCAAATAACTCGGGTTGTTAAACGTATTACAATTAACTCGCAAACTTGCCACTTACTTCCTAAGCCAAAATTAAAACAGGGCATACGTACTTTTCTATCGATTCTGATATTAGTTTCTGCGGTATCTTGTAAAAAAGATAAAGGCATTGTGAACGTAGAATGGCAGAATGAATCTTTGAGTTTAACGGCCGAGATTTGTGCAAAATACAGAGAATGTGCAGATAAAGAATGGAAATCCATTCCCGAGAACCTAAAGAAATTTACGGAAGGTCGATTGGAAGAATCACAATGCCAAAAACGATTCCGAGAAAGTAATGCTTACAAACTGATTGGAGCTGATCCTTTGGTCATACAAACTTCATATAAAGAATGTCATTTAAAAATATTGCAGTTTAGTTGTAAGGATTTACAAGAAGGAAAAATTGAGACAGTTTCATCTTGTGAAATGTTTCAGAAGATCCAGAATGGAAATTAG
- a CDS encoding MotA/TolQ/ExbB proton channel family protein — protein MKFSCNQTKAKLTLSFVIALITIFTLAGKLEAQTAPAAPATETTQSTETPTETPAPVAEAPAEAPQQESEIGLVKLFVTGGWSMWPLLLSSIIGFGVILERIYFFFTAKLVRKGYNQDLQDAIDASGMNGVDEFLKANEGQRITDILKNGMEVSQNDPEIFASGIEREAGEVMTLLEKGLTVLSAVSTIAPLVGFLGTVSGMINAFDAIANADQVNAKVVAGGIKEALITTAAGLIVAIPAMTFYQYLQGRVGFFTSEVEEAANKIYKEYLKLKAGKRA, from the coding sequence ATGAAATTCTCATGTAACCAGACAAAAGCGAAACTCACTTTGTCTTTTGTGATCGCACTCATCACAATCTTTACTCTTGCAGGAAAACTCGAAGCACAAACAGCACCTGCTGCCCCAGCGACTGAAACCACACAATCAACAGAAACTCCGACCGAAACTCCCGCACCTGTAGCAGAAGCTCCTGCGGAAGCGCCACAACAAGAATCCGAAATTGGACTCGTGAAGTTGTTTGTTACTGGTGGATGGTCTATGTGGCCACTCCTACTTTCTTCGATTATTGGATTTGGTGTGATTCTAGAGAGAATCTACTTTTTCTTCACGGCAAAACTTGTAAGAAAAGGATACAACCAAGACTTACAAGATGCGATTGATGCTTCTGGTATGAACGGTGTAGATGAATTCTTAAAAGCAAACGAAGGGCAACGAATTACTGATATTTTAAAAAATGGTATGGAAGTTTCTCAAAACGATCCAGAAATTTTTGCTTCTGGAATTGAAAGAGAAGCCGGCGAAGTGATGACACTTCTAGAAAAAGGACTTACTGTTCTTTCTGCTGTTTCCACAATTGCGCCTCTCGTTGGATTCCTTGGAACTGTATCTGGTATGATCAACGCATTTGATGCGATTGCCAACGCTGACCAAGTAAACGCGAAAGTGGTTGCTGGTGGTATTAAAGAAGCGTTAATCACCACTGCTGCTGGTCTTATAGTTGCGATTCCTGCCATGACATTCTACCAATACTTACAAGGCCGAGTCGGATTCTTTACTTCTGAAGTAGAAGAAGCAGCGAACAAAATCTACAAAGAATATTTAAAACTCAAAGCCGGTAAAAGAGCGTAA
- a CDS encoding AraC family transcriptional regulator, with protein MHKELKNIPIIHLKDIQKEVTNPYFYAGRLEELPSEFQTFDSSHRHSHFALFYFTDGKGTHSIDFQSHTIEENTLFFLRPGQVHSWTFSKPVKGFALKIYPDYLSEQGGSISSFQNYPFFQLGNPTSKLTINDSIQLKNDFERLLSEKDSQSNSSMTYLLIQLVLQQSLKEFNLSQNEMITIDSKLYTFFSLLDKNFKDQKTTSYYAKEMGISTGSLNQLCQNQYGKSAKSIIQERLVLEIKRLLLHSDFNINQIALTLGFTDNSYFSKFFKTHTTNSPENFRLSKRKLP; from the coding sequence ATGCACAAGGAACTAAAGAACATTCCCATCATTCATCTAAAGGACATTCAGAAAGAAGTCACCAATCCCTACTTTTATGCAGGCAGGTTGGAAGAGTTACCAAGTGAATTTCAAACCTTTGACAGTTCGCATAGGCATTCTCATTTTGCTTTGTTTTACTTCACTGATGGAAAAGGAACTCACTCCATTGACTTCCAATCTCATACGATTGAAGAAAATACTCTTTTCTTCTTAAGGCCGGGGCAAGTGCATTCTTGGACTTTTTCCAAACCAGTAAAAGGTTTTGCTCTAAAGATTTATCCTGACTACCTTTCCGAACAAGGAGGGTCTATCTCTAGTTTTCAAAACTATCCCTTTTTCCAATTAGGAAATCCTACCAGTAAGCTCACAATCAATGACTCAATACAACTGAAAAATGATTTTGAAAGATTACTCAGTGAAAAGGATTCTCAATCGAATTCTTCAATGACCTATCTTTTAATCCAATTGGTATTACAACAATCTTTGAAAGAATTCAATCTTTCTCAAAATGAAATGATAACTATTGATTCAAAGTTATATACATTCTTTAGTTTATTAGATAAAAACTTCAAAGACCAAAAAACAACATCGTATTATGCTAAAGAGATGGGTATCTCCACTGGAAGTTTGAATCAATTATGCCAAAACCAGTATGGCAAATCAGCAAAATCAATCATTCAAGAAAGATTGGTTTTGGAAATTAAACGACTGTTACTCCATTCTGACTTTAACATCAATCAGATTGCACTTACCTTAGGATTTACAGACAATTCCTATTTTAGTAAGTTCTTCAAAACGCACACAACCAACTCTCCAGAAAATTTTAGACTTTCGAAACGAAAACTACCATAA
- a CDS encoding DoxX family protein: MLEKLFYTEASWLPTLLRLVLGLVILPHGLQKLLGMFGGYGYSATLDFFKSEGIPYAIGFLVIIAESFGALGLIFGFFTRISSFGIGLTMLGAAIYVRKNGFFMNWFNQQPGEGFEYHILAIGIAVILMIAGGGQLAVDSWISEKIQSN; this comes from the coding sequence ATGTTAGAAAAATTATTCTACACAGAAGCCAGTTGGCTTCCTACTTTATTACGATTGGTTTTAGGTTTGGTGATCCTTCCACACGGATTACAAAAGTTACTCGGAATGTTTGGAGGATACGGGTATTCGGCAACACTGGATTTTTTTAAATCAGAAGGGATTCCCTATGCGATTGGATTTTTAGTAATCATAGCCGAATCTTTCGGAGCCCTCGGTCTTATTTTCGGATTCTTCACAAGGATTTCTTCTTTTGGGATTGGACTCACCATGCTTGGAGCTGCCATTTACGTAAGGAAAAACGGATTTTTTATGAATTGGTTCAACCAACAACCGGGAGAAGGATTTGAATACCATATCCTTGCGATTGGAATTGCAGTGATTTTGATGATTGCCGGTGGAGGCCAACTAGCAGTAGATAGTTGGATCTCTGAAAAGATCCAATCCAACTGA
- a CDS encoding ExbD/TolR family protein → MLRRKRVAPSVPVSSMADIAFLLLVFFMVTSVLDSDPDLPINLPDVPGGEQLNKKIANLYLTADEKRTVYFNSVKMELNEAMSEIRAKLSTTPDLKVLIHADQDLTYEELDSVFETLREIGALKVSLVTKTTQGGGLKGK, encoded by the coding sequence ATGTTACGAAGAAAGAGAGTCGCACCTTCAGTTCCCGTAAGTTCGATGGCAGACATTGCCTTCTTACTCCTCGTGTTCTTTATGGTAACCTCCGTATTGGATTCGGATCCAGACCTTCCCATCAATCTACCAGATGTTCCTGGTGGAGAACAGTTAAACAAAAAGATTGCCAATCTTTACTTAACTGCCGATGAAAAGAGAACTGTCTATTTCAACTCAGTCAAAATGGAACTCAATGAAGCCATGAGTGAAATCCGTGCAAAACTTTCGACCACACCAGATCTCAAAGTTTTGATTCATGCGGACCAAGATTTAACTTATGAAGAACTAGACAGTGTATTCGAAACCCTCCGAGAGATAGGGGCCTTAAAGGTCTCCCTCGTTACCAAGACCACCCAAGGTGGCGGGTTAAAAGGGAAGTAA
- a CDS encoding ExbD/TolR family protein, with amino-acid sequence MIKLKKKQELEEISAASMSDIAFLLLVFFMVTAVFFVKEGLNISLPRKQSEPQPFLRKNVYEILVTQDRYKMRNPAFGTKEYTNLQEFRDDLNQMEIPDLKNKLALIVTTGDTKYAKMLDALSAIQLRGFEKISVRKKK; translated from the coding sequence ATGATTAAGTTAAAGAAAAAACAAGAACTAGAGGAGATATCGGCAGCATCCATGTCGGATATTGCCTTTCTACTCTTGGTATTTTTTATGGTAACTGCCGTATTCTTTGTAAAGGAAGGACTTAACATTTCTCTTCCTCGCAAACAATCCGAACCTCAGCCGTTTTTACGAAAGAATGTATATGAAATTTTGGTTACTCAAGACAGATACAAAATGCGTAATCCGGCTTTCGGAACCAAAGAATACACTAATTTGCAAGAGTTTCGTGATGACCTAAACCAAATGGAAATCCCGGATCTTAAAAACAAACTAGCACTCATTGTTACAACCGGTGATACCAAATATGCAAAGATGTTGGATGCACTATCAGCAATCCAACTACGTGGATTTGAAAAAATCTCAGTGAGAAAGAAGAAATAA
- a CDS encoding DJ-1/PfpI family protein, whose translation MKKVLLLLAKGFESFEASVFIDVIGWNLVDGDKTTKLYTCGFTKEVTGAFGVKLNVDYLINEIDINEFEALAIPGGFEEYGFYEEAYHPEFLELIRQFNQKDKIITSICVGALPIAKSGVLNERKATTYNHKKSVRQKQLEELGAIVQNSPIVIDKNIITSWSPATAIGVALLLLKMLTTEENSNHIKGLMGF comes from the coding sequence ATGAAAAAAGTATTACTCCTGCTAGCAAAAGGTTTCGAATCTTTTGAAGCCAGTGTTTTCATCGATGTCATCGGTTGGAACCTAGTCGATGGAGACAAAACAACAAAACTTTATACATGCGGTTTTACTAAAGAAGTCACTGGAGCTTTTGGTGTTAAACTCAATGTTGATTATTTAATTAATGAAATTGATATCAATGAATTTGAAGCTTTAGCAATACCAGGTGGTTTTGAAGAATATGGTTTTTATGAAGAAGCGTACCATCCAGAATTTTTGGAATTGATAAGACAGTTTAACCAAAAAGATAAAATCATAACATCCATTTGTGTAGGAGCTTTACCAATTGCAAAGTCTGGTGTTTTGAACGAACGAAAGGCAACGACTTACAATCATAAAAAAAGTGTCAGACAAAAACAACTAGAAGAACTAGGTGCTATTGTTCAAAATTCTCCCATAGTTATAGATAAGAATATTATCACTAGTTGGAGTCCTGCGACGGCAATAGGTGTCGCGTTACTTCTTTTAAAAATGTTAACCACTGAGGAAAACTCAAATCATATCAAAGGATTAATGGGATTTTAA